The Acidimicrobiales bacterium sequence ATCCCGACCGGCTCACGACCGGCCTGCCGGCCCGAGCGGTGGGCGAGCGGTTGGCGGCGTTCGGGTTTGCCGACACGGACCGGGCCCGCGCCGCTCTGGCCGAGCTCACGCGCGGCCTCACCCGGTCCAGCCGCCTGATGCAGGCGCTGCTCCCCCTCATGCTCGAGTGGCTGTCGCTGGCCCCCAACCCCGATCTCGGCCTGCTCGGGCTGCGCCGGCTGGTCGGATCGTCGGGGACCCGGCGCGAGCGGATGGTCGGGATGTTCCGCGAGTCCCCCGAGACCGCTCGCCGCCTCTGCCTGCTGCTCGGCACCACCCCGCTGGCCCACGACCGGATCAGGCGGGACCCGGCCCTCCTGTCCCGGCTCCTGACCGACGAGGGGCTGGCGGAGCGGAACCGGGGAGAGCTGGCCGACCAGGCGCGCGCCGTCGTCGGGTGGCGCACCGAGCCCCGGCACCGCGCACGGGGCCTGCGGCTGTTCAAGTCCGGCGAGGAGGCCATCGTCATGGCCGCCGACATCCTCGGGCGTGCCGGGGTGGACGAGGTCGGCCGTCGGTTGGCCGAGCTGGCCGAGGCGGTCCTCGAAGCGGCCCTGGCGGCGGTCGACTGTCCCCTCCCCCTGGCCGTGATCGGCATGGGTCGCTTCGGCGGCGCCGAGCTCAGCTACGCCAGCGACCTCGACGTCATGCTGATCACGGGGGATGCCGTTCCCGGGGAAGCGGGCCGCGTCCCCCACGCCGAGGCGGCCGCCATCCAGCTCCTCCGTTTCGTGAACGGGGAGACGCCCGCCCGGCGCATCCACACGCTCGACGCCGACCTCCGCCCCGAGGGACGCGACGGCCTGCTGGCCCGCACGATCGCCGGTTACACCGAGTACTACCGGCGGTGGGCGCAGACGTGGGAGCGTCAGGCGCTGCTGCGGGCCCGGCCGGTGGCGGGCGACGCCGAACTGGGGCGCAGCTTCATGGACCTCGCGGCGGAGATCACCGGCCCGCAGGCAACCGATGACGAGGTGCGCGAGATCAGACGGATGAAGGCGCGCGTCGAGAAGGAGCGCATCCCGCCGGGTCAGGATCCCGACTTCCACCTCAAGCTCGGACGCGGGTCACTGTCCGACGTCGAGTGGACCGTGCAGCTGCTGCAGCTGACCCACCAGGTCCCCGAGCCCGCCACCCTGCCGGCCATCGACGCGCTGGTCGCCAGAGGTGCCCTCGGGGAGGAGGACGCCGGGGCCCTGGCCGAGTCCTACCGCTTCTGCGAGCACGTTCGGAACCGTCTGTTCCTGGTGCAGGGCGCGCCGGGGGACGCCTTCCCGACCGCGTCCGATCGGCTCGCCGTGCTGGCCCGCAGCCTCGACACCTCCCCTTCGGAGCTCCGGGATCATTTCCGGCGTGTTACAAGACGCGCCCGGAGGGTCACGGAACGCCTCTTCTACGGCCAAAACCGCTAGCCACCGCCCTTTCTGCTTCGACCGCCACATCGGCGAGGCGCGACAATGGGGCGGTCAGCGGGACGCGACAGCGTGCAGGGACAGCAGGACGGAGGAGTCAGTGCAGAGTCAGCAGGAGTACGTGCTGAGAACGGTGGAGGAGCGGGGCATCCGCTTCATTCAGCTCTGGTTCACCGACGTTCTCGGGACTCCCAAGAGCTTCAACATCACCCCGGCCGAGCTGGAGAACGCCCTCGACGAGGGCATGACCTTCGACGGCTCGGCGGTGGACGGCTTCAGCCGGGTGCAGGAGAGCGACGTCCTGGCCCGCCCCGACCTCAACACCTTCCAGATCCTCCCGTGGCGCGAGGGGGACCTGGCGGTGGCCCGCGTGTTCTGCGACGTGCTCAACCTCGACGGCACACCGTTCGAGGGCTGCCCCCGCCACGTGCTGCGCCGCACCCTGGAGAAGGCGCGCCACAAGGGCTACTCGTTCTACGCCGCCCCGGAGCTGGAGTACTTCTACTTCGCCTCGGCCCGACCGGACGGAGTGCCCCAGCCCCTGGACACCGGCTCCTACTTCGAGCTGACCGTGGCCGACCTGGCCGGGGACCTGCGCAAGCGCACCGTGCTCACCCTGGAGGAGATGGGCATCCCCGTCGAGTACGCCCAGCACGAGGACGCCCCGTCCCAGCACGAGATCGACCTGCGCCACACCGACGCCCTGACGATGGCGGACACGGTCATGACGGCGCGGCTGGTGGTCAAGGAGATCGCCCAGGAGCGCGGCGTGCACGCCACGTTCATGCCCAAGCCGATGGAGGGCGTCCAGGGCTCGGGCATGCACACCCACTTCTCCCTGTTCGAGGGGGACGTCAACGCCTTCCACGACCCCGGTGACCCGCACAACCTGTCGAAGGCGGCGCAGGGGTTCATCGCCGGCCTGTTGCGTCACGCCCCCGCCATCACCGCCATCACCAACCAGTGGGTGAACTCCTACAAGCGGCTGGTCGCGGGCTACGAGGCGCCGGTATACGTGTCGTGGGCGCGCAACAACCGCTCGGCGCTGGTGCGGGTGCCGTTCGCCAAGCGGGGAAAGCCCGAGTCGACGCGCATCGAGTACCGCTCGCCGGACCCGGCCTGCAATCCCTACCTGGCGTTCGCCGTGGTGCTGGCGGCCGGGCTCGACGGTATCGACGAGGGCTACGACCTGCCCCCCGAGGCCGCCACCAACCTCTACGCCATGAGCCCCGCCGAGCTGGCGGCGGAGGGCATCGGACCGCTCCCCGGCAGCCTGGCCGACGCCTTGAACCTGATGGAGAGCTCGGAGCTGGTGGCCGAGACCCTCGGGGAGCACGTCTTCGAGTGGTTCATCCGCAACAAGCGCGCCGAGTGGGCCGACTACAAGGCCCACGTGAGCCGCTTCGAGCTCGACCGCTACCTCCCCCGGCTGTAGGCGCCACTAATGGAGCCGCTCCTCGTCTTCCCCGACCCGCCGCCGGCCGACCTCGTGCTGGTTCTCGACCGGGCCGGCTACCCGTGGAAGGCGGTGAACGAGACCTCGGCCCGCAACGAGCCCGACGACGGGTGGGCGGGCGCCATCGTGTGCGACTGGGAGAGCGGGGGCGGGGAGGAGGCCTTTGCCCTGTGCCGGGCGCTGCGCAAGCGCGACGTGCCCCTCGAGCCCTTGCTGCTGGTCGTCGACCCCGCCCGGCTGGAGAACCTGGAGCTGCGCGAGGACCTGTTCGACGACTTCATCTGCGCCCCGCTGCGGGCCGAGGAGGTCGAGGCGCGCCTCAAGCACCTCTTCTGGCGCACCGGACGCGGCCTGCGCCCCGAGCTGGTCGAGTACGGGCCGCTGGTCCTGAACCTCGAGACGTACCAGGCGTCGGTCGGTGGCCGCGCCCTCGACCTCACCTACATGGAATACGAGCTGTTGCGCTTCCTCGCCACCCACCCGGGGCGCGTGTTCACGCGCGAGACGCTGCTGTCGCGGGTGTGGGGCTACGAGTACTACGGGGGGGCCAGGACCGTCGACGTGCACGTCCGGCGCCTGCGGGCCAAGCTCGGCGAGGAGAACGCCGCTCTCATCTCGACGGTACGCTCCGTCGGCTACCGCTTCGGCCAGCCCCGCTGGCCCGCGTGACCGGCGCCGGCTTGTAGGCCCACGCCTCCACCTCGACCAGGGCGCCCAGCGGCAACCCAGCCACCGCCACGGCCGAGCGGGCGGGGCGGTGGTCACCGAAGGCCTCGACGTACGCCTCGTTCATGCCGGCGTAGTCGCTCATGTGGGTGAGATAGACCGTCGTCTTCACCACGTCCGCC is a genomic window containing:
- a CDS encoding glutamine synthetase family protein, with product MQSQQEYVLRTVEERGIRFIQLWFTDVLGTPKSFNITPAELENALDEGMTFDGSAVDGFSRVQESDVLARPDLNTFQILPWREGDLAVARVFCDVLNLDGTPFEGCPRHVLRRTLEKARHKGYSFYAAPELEYFYFASARPDGVPQPLDTGSYFELTVADLAGDLRKRTVLTLEEMGIPVEYAQHEDAPSQHEIDLRHTDALTMADTVMTARLVVKEIAQERGVHATFMPKPMEGVQGSGMHTHFSLFEGDVNAFHDPGDPHNLSKAAQGFIAGLLRHAPAITAITNQWVNSYKRLVAGYEAPVYVSWARNNRSALVRVPFAKRGKPESTRIEYRSPDPACNPYLAFAVVLAAGLDGIDEGYDLPPEAATNLYAMSPAELAAEGIGPLPGSLADALNLMESSELVAETLGEHVFEWFIRNKRAEWADYKAHVSRFELDRYLPRL
- a CDS encoding response regulator transcription factor: MEPLLVFPDPPPADLVLVLDRAGYPWKAVNETSARNEPDDGWAGAIVCDWESGGGEEAFALCRALRKRDVPLEPLLLVVDPARLENLELREDLFDDFICAPLRAEEVEARLKHLFWRTGRGLRPELVEYGPLVLNLETYQASVGGRALDLTYMEYELLRFLATHPGRVFTRETLLSRVWGYEYYGGARTVDVHVRRLRAKLGEENAALISTVRSVGYRFGQPRWPA
- a CDS encoding RidA family protein, translating into MSSGGGGPVGPYTPIVRAGDWLVCSGQIGLSEGRLADGALQGQLTQALANLAALLESEGATLADVVKTTVYLTHMSDYAGMNEAYVEAFGDHRPARSAVAVAGLPLGALVEVEAWAYKPAPVTRASGAGRSGSRRSVPSR